Proteins found in one Pseudomonas sp. P8_241 genomic segment:
- a CDS encoding MFS transporter, with translation MNQPQSAVGNCLDVQSFINAQPISRYQWRVVILCFLIVFLDGLDTAAMGFIAPALSQDWGIDRASLGPVMSAALIGMVFGALGSGPLADRFGRKVVLVGAVLLFGAFSLASAYSSNVEQLLVLRFLTGLGLGAGMPNATTLLSEYTPERKKSLLVTSMFCGFNLGMAGGGFISAKLIPAFGWHSLLLIGGILPLILAVVLLFWLPESARYLVVRNRGTDKVRKALAPIDPGVVAQASSFSVPEQKTVKARNVFAVIFSGTYSVGTLLLWLTYFMGLVIVYLLTSWLPTLMRDSGASMEQAAFIGALFQFGGVLSAVGVGWAMDRFNPHKVIGTFYLLAGVFAYAVGQSLGNITILATLVLVAGMCVNGAQSAMPSLAARFYPTQGRATGVSWMLGIGRFGAILGAWMGATLLGLGWNFEQVLTALVIPAALATVAVVIKGMVSHADAT, from the coding sequence ATGAACCAGCCTCAGTCTGCTGTAGGAAACTGCCTCGACGTGCAGTCCTTCATCAATGCCCAACCCATTTCACGCTACCAGTGGCGCGTGGTGATTCTGTGTTTTCTGATTGTCTTCCTCGATGGCCTCGACACCGCAGCCATGGGCTTCATCGCGCCGGCGCTGTCTCAGGATTGGGGTATCGACCGCGCCAGCCTTGGCCCGGTGATGAGTGCGGCGTTGATCGGCATGGTCTTCGGCGCGTTGGGCTCGGGTCCGTTGGCTGACCGTTTCGGACGAAAAGTCGTACTGGTCGGCGCGGTACTGTTGTTCGGTGCCTTCAGTCTGGCTTCGGCGTACAGCAGTAATGTCGAGCAGCTTCTGGTGCTGCGCTTCCTGACTGGCCTGGGCCTGGGTGCCGGCATGCCGAACGCCACGACGTTGTTGTCGGAATACACCCCGGAGCGTAAGAAGTCTTTGCTGGTGACCAGCATGTTCTGCGGCTTCAACCTCGGCATGGCCGGTGGCGGATTCATTTCGGCCAAGTTGATTCCCGCGTTCGGCTGGCACAGCCTGTTACTGATTGGCGGGATTCTGCCGTTGATTCTTGCGGTGGTTTTGCTGTTCTGGTTGCCGGAATCGGCACGTTATCTCGTCGTCCGAAACCGCGGCACCGACAAAGTACGCAAAGCGCTGGCGCCGATTGATCCAGGCGTGGTGGCGCAGGCGTCCAGCTTCAGTGTGCCGGAGCAGAAAACCGTCAAGGCGCGCAATGTGTTTGCGGTGATTTTCTCAGGCACCTACAGCGTGGGCACCTTGTTGCTGTGGCTGACCTACTTCATGGGCCTGGTCATTGTTTATCTGCTGACCAGTTGGTTGCCGACCCTGATGCGCGACAGCGGCGCGAGTATGGAGCAGGCGGCCTTCATCGGTGCGTTGTTCCAGTTTGGTGGTGTGCTCAGTGCGGTCGGAGTGGGCTGGGCGATGGATCGGTTTAATCCGCACAAGGTCATCGGCACCTTTTACCTGTTGGCCGGGGTGTTTGCCTACGCGGTGGGGCAGAGCCTGGGCAACATCACGATTCTGGCGACGCTGGTGCTGGTGGCCGGGATGTGCGTCAACGGTGCGCAGTCCGCGATGCCATCCCTCGCGGCGCGGTTCTATCCGACCCAAGGCCGTGCAACCGGGGTCTCGTGGATGCTCGGCATCGGACGTTTCGGCGCGATTCTCGGTGCCTGGATGGGTGCCACGCTATTAGGGCTTGGCTGGAACTTTGAGCAGGTACTGACGGCGTTGGTGATTCCCGCGGCGCTGGCGACCGTAGCGGTGGTGATCAAGGGCATGGTCAGCCATGCGGATGCGACCTGA